The following are encoded in a window of Kitasatospora fiedleri genomic DNA:
- a CDS encoding MFS transporter, whose protein sequence is MPLLNKTEARPVSPSSPTSPSGRRSSWSAARLALTAFFTVDGFLFAAWVVRIPDVRAQVSASHSALGLALLCISAGAVATMALVGRLCLRYGSRRVTVAAVTVFSLAVALPAHTHSVLALGAVLLLFGAGYGAANVAMNSAAVDLVAELRRPVMPSFHAGYSLGGLLGAAVGGLLAGRISASWALAASGALGLAVVALAGTALLRAPAAVRPAPDESAAPAAPAGLSGHARLLVVLLGLTALCTAYGEGALADWATLHLTDDVHASTATAAAGYAAFAFAMTAGRLSGTWLSERLGQTRVMLLGGLAACAGMTTAALAPSVPLALAGFVLVGLGLANVFPLAIARAGATAGPQGVATASTLGYAGMLIGPPVIGFLADALSLPAALLTVAASSALAGLLALTVRRHRTA, encoded by the coding sequence GTGCCGCTACTAAACAAAACAGAAGCCCGCCCCGTCAGCCCCTCCTCCCCCACCTCCCCGTCCGGCCGACGCTCCTCCTGGTCGGCGGCACGCCTCGCCCTCACCGCCTTCTTCACCGTCGACGGCTTCCTGTTCGCCGCCTGGGTGGTCCGGATACCGGACGTCCGCGCCCAGGTCTCCGCCTCGCACAGCGCGCTGGGCCTGGCCCTGCTCTGCATCTCGGCCGGCGCGGTCGCCACCATGGCGCTGGTCGGACGGCTGTGCCTGCGGTACGGCTCGCGCCGGGTCACCGTCGCCGCGGTCACCGTCTTCTCGCTCGCGGTGGCGCTGCCCGCGCACACCCACTCGGTGCTCGCGCTCGGCGCGGTGCTGCTGCTGTTCGGCGCGGGCTACGGCGCGGCCAACGTGGCGATGAACAGCGCCGCGGTCGACCTGGTCGCCGAACTCCGACGGCCCGTCATGCCCAGCTTCCACGCGGGCTACAGCCTCGGCGGCCTGCTCGGCGCCGCGGTCGGCGGCCTGCTCGCGGGCCGGATCAGCGCCTCCTGGGCGCTGGCCGCCTCCGGCGCGCTCGGCCTGGCCGTGGTCGCGCTGGCCGGCACCGCCCTGCTGCGCGCCCCGGCCGCCGTCCGCCCGGCCCCGGACGAGAGCGCCGCACCCGCCGCGCCCGCCGGACTGTCCGGGCACGCCCGGCTGCTGGTCGTCCTGCTCGGCCTGACCGCGCTGTGCACCGCGTACGGCGAGGGCGCCCTCGCCGACTGGGCCACCCTGCACCTGACCGACGACGTGCACGCCAGCACCGCGACGGCCGCCGCCGGTTACGCCGCCTTCGCCTTCGCCATGACGGCGGGCCGGCTCTCCGGCACCTGGCTCTCCGAACGGCTCGGCCAGACCAGGGTGATGCTGCTGGGCGGCCTGGCCGCCTGCGCGGGCATGACGACCGCCGCCCTGGCCCCGTCCGTCCCGCTGGCGCTGGCCGGCTTCGTCCTGGTCGGCCTCGGCCTGGCCAACGTCTTCCCGCTGGCGATCGCCCGGGCCGGCGCGACCGCCGGCCCGCAGGGCGTGGCCACCGCCTCCACCCTCGGCTACGCGGGCATGCTGATCGGCCCCCCGGTGATCGGCTTCCTCGCCGACGCCCTCTCCCTGCCCGCCGCCCTGCTCACCGTCGCCGCCAGCTCCGCCCTGGCCGGCCTGCTCGCCCTCACCGTCCGCCGCCACCGCACCGCCTGA
- a CDS encoding acyltransferase codes for MSIVRRLLGPVRERSRRAAGRAVHRGWRWAQEAGAVSNRNPGPYRFGELGDGTKLAFPLGTVFNERWITIGPFAIIGERVTLSAGFLPGLDLGPEPIVRIGGGCVIGRGSHIVGHQRIELGDDVWTGPGVYITDQAHEYRDTELPIGKQWPRNAPVSIGAGSWIGTGAVILPGARIGRNVVVAANSVVAGEVPDYAVVAGAPARQVRTWSPEQGWQPPIRHEPPRPVPDGVTAEQLRALVGWDLRLPGEQPAPE; via the coding sequence ATGTCGATCGTCCGCAGGCTGCTCGGACCCGTCCGCGAGAGGTCGCGCCGGGCGGCCGGGCGCGCCGTGCACCGCGGCTGGCGCTGGGCGCAGGAGGCGGGCGCGGTCAGCAACCGCAACCCCGGGCCGTACCGGTTCGGCGAGCTCGGCGACGGCACCAAGCTCGCCTTCCCGCTCGGCACCGTCTTCAACGAGCGCTGGATCACCATCGGCCCGTTCGCCATCATCGGCGAACGCGTCACCCTGTCGGCCGGGTTCCTGCCCGGGCTCGACCTCGGCCCCGAACCGATCGTCCGGATCGGCGGCGGCTGCGTGATCGGCCGCGGCAGCCACATCGTCGGCCACCAGCGGATCGAACTCGGCGACGACGTGTGGACCGGCCCCGGCGTCTACATCACCGACCAGGCCCACGAGTACCGCGACACCGAGCTGCCGATCGGCAAGCAGTGGCCGCGCAACGCGCCCGTCTCGATCGGCGCCGGCTCCTGGATCGGCACCGGCGCGGTGATCCTCCCCGGCGCCCGGATCGGCCGCAACGTGGTGGTCGCCGCCAACTCGGTGGTGGCCGGCGAAGTCCCCGACTACGCCGTGGTGGCCGGCGCCCCCGCCCGCCAGGTCCGCACCTGGAGCCCCGAACAGGGCTGGCAGCCCCCCATCCGCCACGAGCCCCCCCGCCCCGTCCCCGACGGCGTCACCGCCGAACAACTCCGCGCCCTGGTCGGCTGGGACCTGCGCCTCCCCGGCGAACAGCCGGCCCCCGAGTAG
- a CDS encoding enoyl-CoA hydratase family protein, whose product MTREVPLVRRTTVDAVATLELDSPHNRNALSGRLMAELTAGLADAAADPGVRAVVLGHTGRVFCAGADLSEATGDDPTVGPRGLVALQRALVDCPKPVIALVDGHVRAGGLGLVGSCDLAVAGPDSTFAFTESRLGLAPAVISLPLRPKLDPRAAARYYLTGETFDSAEAARIGLVTEAADDAPAALRTLLDAIRLCSPQGLAESKLLANAAVRESFDRHTEELVALSAKLFGSEEAQEGMRAFLAKRPARWAR is encoded by the coding sequence ATGACCCGCGAAGTGCCGCTCGTCCGCCGTACCACCGTCGACGCCGTCGCCACCCTGGAACTCGACTCCCCGCACAACCGCAACGCCCTCTCCGGCCGCCTGATGGCCGAGCTCACCGCCGGGCTCGCCGACGCCGCCGCCGACCCCGGGGTCCGCGCCGTCGTCCTCGGCCACACCGGCCGGGTGTTCTGCGCCGGCGCCGACCTCTCCGAGGCCACCGGCGACGACCCCACCGTCGGACCGCGCGGCCTGGTCGCCCTGCAACGGGCCCTGGTCGACTGCCCCAAGCCGGTCATCGCCCTGGTCGACGGCCACGTCCGGGCCGGCGGGCTCGGCCTGGTCGGCTCCTGCGACCTCGCCGTCGCCGGACCGGACTCCACCTTCGCCTTCACCGAGTCCCGCCTCGGCCTGGCCCCCGCCGTCATCTCGCTGCCGCTGCGCCCCAAGCTCGACCCGCGCGCCGCCGCCCGCTACTACCTCACCGGCGAGACCTTCGACTCCGCCGAGGCCGCCCGGATCGGCCTGGTCACCGAGGCCGCCGACGACGCCCCCGCCGCGCTGCGCACCCTGCTGGACGCGATCCGGCTCTGCTCGCCGCAGGGCCTGGCCGAGTCCAAGCTGCTCGCCAACGCCGCCGTCCGGGAGTCCTTCGACCGGCACACCGAGGAACTCGTCGCACTGTCGGCGAAGCTGTTCGGCTCCGAGGAGGCGCAGGAGGGCATGCGGGCCTTCCTGGCCAAGCGGCCCGCCCGCTGGGCGCGCTGA
- a CDS encoding glycoside hydrolase family 19 protein, translating to MPHTRTPHRPAHRAASRRGRIAALLTGALAATGLAVMVPTTSTAAAACTTPYSATQVYTGGMSASYNGHNWNAKWWTQGETPSTGGSGVWADQGACGGGGGTTTSPTPTQGTCNHPTWVAGTQYATGAIVKYAPNGQYYIATHDNPGYDPTISTWYWSPYTCTGGGGTSPSPSTTPNPGGFVVSEAQFNQMFPSRNSFYTYSGLVAALNAYPAFANTGSDTVKKQEAAAFLANVSHETGGLVYIVEQNTANYPHYCDTSQSYGCPAGQAAYYGRGPIQLSWNFNYKAAGDALGIDLLHNPNLVQTDPAVAWKTGIWYWMTQNGPGTMTPHNAMVNGNGFGETIRSINGSIECNGGNPAQVQSRVNSYTNFTSILGVPTGSNLSC from the coding sequence ATGCCCCACACCCGCACCCCCCACCGCCCGGCGCACCGCGCCGCCTCCCGCCGCGGCCGGATCGCCGCGCTGCTGACCGGCGCGCTGGCCGCGACCGGCCTGGCCGTCATGGTGCCGACCACCTCGACCGCGGCCGCCGCCTGCACCACCCCGTACTCGGCGACCCAGGTGTACACCGGCGGGATGTCCGCCTCGTACAACGGGCACAACTGGAACGCCAAGTGGTGGACCCAGGGCGAGACCCCGAGCACCGGCGGCTCCGGCGTCTGGGCCGACCAGGGCGCCTGCGGCGGCGGTGGCGGCACCACCACCAGCCCGACCCCGACCCAGGGCACCTGCAACCACCCGACCTGGGTGGCCGGCACCCAGTACGCCACCGGCGCGATCGTCAAGTACGCGCCCAACGGCCAGTACTACATCGCCACCCACGACAACCCGGGCTACGACCCGACCATCTCGACCTGGTACTGGAGCCCGTACACCTGCACCGGCGGTGGCGGCACCAGCCCGAGCCCGTCCACCACCCCCAACCCGGGCGGGTTCGTGGTCTCCGAGGCCCAGTTCAACCAGATGTTCCCGAGCCGGAACTCCTTCTACACCTACTCCGGCCTGGTCGCGGCGCTGAACGCCTACCCGGCGTTCGCCAACACCGGCTCGGACACGGTGAAGAAGCAGGAGGCGGCGGCGTTCCTCGCCAACGTCAGCCACGAGACCGGCGGCCTGGTCTACATCGTCGAGCAGAACACCGCCAACTACCCGCACTACTGCGACACCAGCCAGTCGTACGGCTGCCCGGCCGGGCAGGCCGCGTACTACGGCCGCGGGCCGATCCAGCTGAGCTGGAACTTCAACTACAAGGCGGCCGGCGACGCGCTGGGCATCGACCTGCTGCACAACCCGAACCTGGTGCAGACCGACCCGGCCGTCGCCTGGAAGACCGGCATCTGGTACTGGATGACCCAGAACGGCCCGGGCACCATGACCCCGCACAACGCCATGGTCAACGGCAACGGCTTCGGCGAGACCATCCGCTCCATCAACGGCTCCATCGAGTGCAACGGCGGCAACCCCGCCCAGGTGCAGAGCCGGGTCAACTCGTACACCAACTTCACCTCCATCCTGGGCGTGCCCACCGGCTCGAACCTGAGCTGCTGA
- a CDS encoding MFS transporter, with translation MTATEPAAAPAVPLPPARSRFARLLPEDPVLRRLSAITLVNTVGNGLGMTLGVVYFTRIVGFGVGTVGLVLTLAGACGVAAGVPAGRLSDRYGPKRVLVALLAAQALCAAGYVLVRGLAVFAVLACLAAVADRGGSAVRGALFAEVLPADGRVAGRAYLRSVTNVGISVGTLGAAAVLQLDTRGAYLTALLVDAASYGAIAVLYVLLVPATPRTAEQVRRAADGPNPALRDRAFLLLTGLNGVITLQFVMIEVGLPLWVVRDTDAPRWMVAGGMLVNTALVIVLQVRATRGTERPRAAALVFRRGALLVAASCLVLGLAAGLPGWAAALLVAAGVGCQALGEVYSQAGAWALSYDLAEDGAHGAYQGVFNTGMSGALMLGPVLMTSVVIAHGLFGWALLAALFAAAGWGMTALVRR, from the coding sequence ATGACCGCCACTGAACCCGCGGCCGCTCCGGCCGTGCCGCTCCCCCCTGCCCGCAGCCGGTTCGCCCGGCTGCTCCCCGAGGACCCGGTGCTGCGCCGGCTGTCCGCGATCACCCTGGTCAACACCGTCGGCAACGGCCTCGGGATGACGCTCGGGGTGGTGTACTTCACCCGGATCGTGGGCTTCGGCGTCGGCACGGTCGGCCTGGTGCTGACGCTCGCCGGGGCCTGCGGGGTGGCGGCGGGCGTCCCGGCCGGGCGGCTGTCCGACCGGTACGGCCCCAAGCGGGTGCTGGTCGCGCTGCTGGCGGCCCAGGCGCTGTGCGCGGCCGGGTACGTGCTGGTGCGCGGGCTGGCGGTGTTCGCGGTGCTGGCCTGCCTGGCGGCGGTCGCCGACCGGGGCGGCTCGGCGGTGCGCGGGGCGCTGTTCGCCGAGGTGCTGCCGGCCGACGGGCGGGTGGCGGGCCGGGCCTACCTGCGCTCGGTCACCAACGTCGGCATCTCGGTGGGCACCCTCGGCGCGGCCGCCGTCCTGCAACTGGACACCCGGGGTGCCTACCTGACGGCGCTGCTGGTCGACGCGGCCTCGTACGGGGCGATCGCGGTGCTGTACGTGCTGCTGGTGCCGGCCACGCCGCGCACCGCCGAGCAGGTCCGGCGGGCGGCCGACGGGCCGAACCCGGCGCTGCGCGACCGGGCGTTCCTGCTGCTGACCGGGCTGAACGGGGTGATCACCCTGCAGTTCGTGATGATCGAGGTCGGGCTGCCGCTGTGGGTGGTGCGCGACACCGACGCGCCGCGCTGGATGGTCGCGGGCGGGATGCTGGTGAACACCGCGCTGGTGATCGTCCTCCAGGTGCGGGCCACCCGGGGCACCGAGCGGCCGCGGGCCGCGGCCCTGGTGTTCCGCCGCGGGGCGCTGCTGGTGGCCGCGTCCTGCCTGGTGCTGGGCCTGGCCGCCGGGCTGCCCGGTTGGGCGGCGGCGCTGCTGGTGGCGGCCGGGGTGGGCTGCCAGGCGCTGGGCGAGGTGTACAGCCAGGCGGGCGCCTGGGCGCTCAGCTACGACCTGGCGGAGGACGGCGCGCACGGCGCCTACCAGGGCGTCTTCAACACCGGCATGTCGGGCGCGCTGATGCTCGGCCCGGTGCTGATGACCTCGGTGGTGATCGCCCACGGGCTGTTCGGCTGGGCGCTGCTGGCGGCGCTGTTCGCCGCCGCGGGCTGGGGGATGACGGCGCTGGTGCGGCGCTGA
- a CDS encoding ArsR/SmtB family transcription factor, protein MVLRFRLGLADLAATHFACSPLQEAVLSLRMWTHPGQYPHGAAFEAMRPAFEALPQAPLLRALVAGNKYVPDFLTPRPAVPFPEFRAELAVVRAFDPARLADELAATFLPHHRALPPLLAERADRPAALIAEVADALQAYWTHVLEPAWWPRARSVLRADIVHRSRVLAERGAAGLFADLDARLRWSDGVLTIDRNWGVGDLDIVVDRRGLALLPTCFARGAITAIGPDLTPSITYVSRGQGTLTGPPEPPPAPRALEQLLGAPKARLLGLLREPTATTELARRLGVTPGAVSQHLAVLHATRLVTRARHGRLVLYARSPLAEQLLGPEPP, encoded by the coding sequence GTGGTGCTGCGGTTCCGGCTCGGGCTGGCCGACCTGGCCGCCACCCACTTCGCCTGCTCGCCGCTCCAGGAGGCGGTGCTCAGCCTGCGGATGTGGACCCACCCGGGGCAGTACCCGCACGGCGCGGCGTTCGAGGCGATGCGCCCGGCCTTCGAGGCGCTGCCGCAGGCGCCGCTGCTGCGCGCCCTGGTCGCGGGCAACAAGTACGTGCCGGACTTCCTGACGCCCCGTCCGGCCGTCCCGTTCCCGGAGTTCCGGGCCGAGCTGGCGGTGGTCCGGGCCTTCGACCCGGCCCGGCTGGCCGACGAGCTGGCGGCGACCTTCCTCCCGCACCACCGGGCGCTGCCGCCGCTGCTGGCCGAGCGCGCCGACCGGCCCGCCGCGCTGATCGCCGAGGTCGCCGACGCCCTCCAGGCGTACTGGACGCACGTCCTGGAGCCCGCCTGGTGGCCGCGGGCCCGCTCGGTGCTGCGCGCCGACATCGTGCACCGCTCCCGGGTGCTGGCCGAGCGCGGCGCGGCCGGGCTGTTCGCCGACCTCGACGCCCGGCTGCGCTGGTCGGACGGGGTTTTGACGATCGACCGGAACTGGGGCGTCGGCGACCTGGACATCGTGGTGGACCGGCGCGGCCTGGCCCTGCTGCCGACCTGCTTCGCGCGCGGCGCGATCACCGCGATCGGCCCGGACCTCACCCCGTCGATCACCTACGTGTCGCGCGGCCAGGGCACCCTGACCGGCCCGCCCGAGCCGCCGCCCGCCCCCCGCGCCCTGGAACAGCTGCTCGGCGCGCCCAAGGCCCGGCTGCTCGGCCTGCTCCGCGAACCGACCGCCACCACCGAGCTCGCCCGCCGCCTGGGCGTCACCCCCGGCGCGGTCAGCCAGCACCTGGCCGTCCTGCACGCCACCCGCCTGGTCACCCGGGCCCGGCACGGCCGCCTGGTGCTGTACGCCCGCAGCCCGCTGGCCGAACAGCTCCTGGGCCCTGAGCCCCCGTAG
- a CDS encoding glycosyl hydrolase family 18 protein → MHVRSRPWLRARLLALLAALALPIALLAATPAHAAAKLTATFTGDNYGSWWKGTFVVKNPNATAVTGWTLEFDLPAGVTMTGTYNGTSTTTGSHVVATNAYYNATVPANGSTEPYSFWFIGNGPITAPLNCRVNGDKCDGTPDVPPTAPGAPTLVDATAHTLALSWPAAAKGDFPVASYDVLNGPVILGTATGTSTTLTGLTPATTYSLTVRARDTRGNTGPAGPALSAATVDPATDTVPPTAPGNLRSTGTTSTGVALAWDAATDNKRVAAYDVYQDGTLVQTVTTTSATVGRLSPATPYAFAVRARDAADNASPASTTLNVTTGDLAGPGRYSRVGYFVQWGIYGRQYFVKNLDTSGSAAKLDVVNYAFENIDPVNLTCLAGVTKGTTADPEDPDQGTGAGDADADYARPMSAAQSVDGVADDGWSPLRGNLNQLRKLKAKYPNLKVVVSLGGWTYSKYFSDAAATDASRKKLVSSCIDVWIKGNLPAYNGAGGPGTAAGIFDGIDVDWEWPGSPDGHPGNHYSAADKQNLTLLLAEFRRQLDALGGPHKLLTAFTPADPAKIGQGWDLSQIFRSLDIANVQGYDFHGSGSDNSWEPNRTGQQANLYADPDDPYPFHFSVENAVDTYLAAGVNPRKLTIGFPFYGRGWQNVTDGGAHGAWQAAGGAAPGQFAEEAGTRGYNNLITSVPNLTVYHDPVSVSTYGYTGNGGQWWTFDDTWSIARKTAWLKSKNLLGAMVWEMSGDTPSGTLINALDAGLR, encoded by the coding sequence ATGCACGTCCGCTCCAGGCCATGGCTCAGGGCCCGCCTGCTGGCCCTGCTCGCCGCGCTCGCACTGCCGATCGCCCTGCTCGCCGCCACCCCCGCGCACGCCGCGGCCAAACTGACCGCCACCTTCACCGGCGACAACTACGGGTCCTGGTGGAAGGGCACCTTCGTCGTCAAGAACCCCAACGCCACCGCCGTCACCGGGTGGACCCTGGAGTTCGACCTGCCCGCCGGCGTCACCATGACCGGCACCTACAACGGCACCTCCACCACCACCGGCAGCCACGTGGTCGCCACCAACGCCTACTACAACGCGACGGTGCCCGCGAACGGCTCGACCGAGCCCTACAGCTTCTGGTTCATCGGCAACGGCCCGATCACCGCCCCGCTCAACTGCCGCGTCAACGGCGACAAGTGCGACGGCACCCCGGACGTGCCGCCGACCGCGCCGGGCGCCCCGACCCTGGTCGACGCCACCGCGCACACCCTCGCGCTGAGCTGGCCGGCCGCGGCCAAGGGCGACTTCCCGGTCGCCTCGTACGACGTGCTGAACGGCCCGGTGATCCTCGGCACCGCCACCGGCACCTCCACCACGCTGACCGGCCTGACCCCGGCCACCACCTACAGCCTCACCGTCCGGGCCCGGGACACCCGCGGCAACACCGGCCCGGCCGGGCCCGCGCTGAGCGCCGCCACCGTCGACCCGGCCACCGACACCGTGCCGCCGACCGCGCCCGGCAACCTCCGCTCCACCGGCACCACCAGCACCGGCGTCGCGCTGGCCTGGGACGCCGCCACCGACAACAAGCGGGTCGCCGCGTACGACGTCTACCAGGACGGCACCCTGGTGCAGACCGTCACCACCACCTCGGCCACCGTCGGCCGGCTCTCCCCCGCCACCCCGTACGCCTTCGCGGTCCGGGCCCGGGACGCCGCAGACAACGCCTCGCCCGCCTCCACCACCCTGAACGTCACCACCGGCGACCTCGCCGGGCCCGGCAGGTACTCCCGGGTCGGCTACTTCGTGCAGTGGGGCATCTACGGCCGCCAGTACTTCGTCAAGAACCTCGACACCTCCGGCAGCGCCGCCAAGCTCGACGTGGTCAACTACGCCTTCGAGAACATCGACCCGGTCAACCTGACCTGCCTGGCCGGCGTCACCAAGGGCACCACCGCCGACCCGGAGGACCCGGACCAGGGCACCGGCGCCGGGGACGCCGACGCCGACTACGCCCGCCCGATGAGCGCCGCCCAGTCCGTGGACGGCGTCGCCGACGACGGCTGGTCGCCGCTGCGCGGCAACCTCAACCAGCTCAGGAAGCTCAAGGCGAAGTACCCGAACCTCAAGGTCGTGGTCTCGCTCGGCGGCTGGACCTACTCCAAGTACTTCTCGGACGCCGCCGCCACCGACGCCTCCCGCAAGAAGCTGGTCTCCTCCTGCATCGACGTCTGGATCAAGGGCAACCTGCCCGCCTACAACGGCGCGGGCGGCCCCGGCACGGCCGCCGGCATCTTCGACGGCATCGACGTCGACTGGGAGTGGCCCGGCTCCCCCGACGGCCACCCCGGCAACCACTACTCCGCCGCCGACAAGCAGAACCTGACCCTGCTGCTGGCCGAGTTCCGCCGCCAGCTCGACGCCCTCGGCGGCCCGCACAAGCTGCTGACCGCCTTCACCCCCGCCGACCCGGCCAAGATCGGGCAGGGCTGGGACCTCTCGCAGATCTTCCGGTCCCTCGACATCGCCAACGTCCAGGGCTACGACTTCCACGGCTCCGGCAGCGACAACTCGTGGGAGCCCAACCGCACCGGCCAGCAGGCCAACCTGTACGCCGACCCCGACGACCCGTACCCGTTCCACTTCTCGGTCGAGAACGCCGTCGACACCTACCTGGCGGCGGGCGTCAACCCGCGCAAGCTCACCATCGGCTTCCCGTTCTACGGCCGCGGCTGGCAGAACGTCACCGACGGCGGCGCGCACGGCGCCTGGCAGGCCGCCGGCGGCGCCGCGCCCGGCCAGTTCGCCGAGGAGGCCGGCACCCGCGGCTACAACAACCTGATCACCTCGGTGCCCAACCTGACCGTCTACCACGACCCGGTCTCGGTCTCCACCTACGGCTACACCGGCAACGGCGGCCAGTGGTGGACCTTCGACGACACCTGGTCGATCGCCCGGAAGACCGCCTGGCTGAAGTCGAAGAACCTGCTGGGCGCGATGGTCTGGGAGATGTCCGGCGACACCCCCTCCGGCACCCTGATCAACGCCCTGGACGCCGGCCTGAGGTAA